tgcccctgcaacctCAGGTCATTTAAAGGGGCCTGATTATTGTTGTTGGACGTACTTTAAAAGTGGCGTGAGGGGCCTCACACTGGCCCCTAGTGTTTTCCTCGCCCCACATTAGTCCCTGAAGTGTCAGTGACAGATCGATGTACCAAGGACCATTAAATCTTCtactttctcttttctttctctcaactCTTCTCTGTCTTGGTGACGTTTCCCAAATTCATCTTTTTCCTCCGACACTTTTCCACTGCAGAAAGACGATGACGTAACCACTTCCGAGAGTCTCTGAGCGGAAGTGACGCACCACGTCCACAACAAcaagaggctgaaaacacggAAGTGGACGGCTGTCACTAATCTGTTTACCAGGCCGAGACGAGACCCGCTCAGAACCGAACCCGCTCTGCGAAGACACGGAGAAGCAGAATCTCGAGACGAAGCCAGAACCAGTACGAACCACAGACATGAACAACAAAGGTAACGACGATGACGTTCTTTTCACATGACGCTACAGTTCTCACTCGGCTGCAGGCGGCaataaaaaaatcctcttttcaTGAAACGGTCAGATCTGCGCGTGAAACTGAAACCTCGGGCGACCATTTCGTGGATGCCGCGGTTGTCGCGTGTTCGCGTCTCGCTCAGACGACCTGAGTTGACCCGAAATTAGGACAAAGACAGCAGGATCTCTGTCCTGGCCGCCGCAATCCTCGCTCATTTAAACACGTAAAATCAGTCCGTCAATGCGCCATCGCCTCCCGGCATCAgtcaagtgtttacatttccATGTCGCGACACGCTGAGCTTCTTGACTTCTTTCAACCTGGCGACCAGACAAAGGGAAATCACAGGTGACCTGTCAGCCGCGCTGCTCGGGAAATTTCActcttcatttcaacattttgacCGGAGTTAATCTGTCTGGTTTATGTGCCCAGGTCAGAAGCTCGTGTCCAGATTTTTAATGTGTGGTGTAGTGAACTGGCATTGGTCTTTTGACTGTGTCTCGTCTGAGAATGTATTTATCAGCCGTGCGTGTGCAGCCGCCTCACCTGGCTGTTCATGCAGGACCATTCTCAGACAGGTTCCTGTGAATCTGCTGGATACAGGAGAGAAACATCTGTCATTACAGTCTTCAGATTCTTGGATGTAATGCATTCATGAGTGTTTATGTGTGTAAGTGAAGAAGAACAGTTTTTGGTTTCATCTTAGATGCCATTTCTTTCTGTCAGCTGTGGCAtcaaacaaatcattttaatcTTTAATAGAACGTGTCATTGCACCTCAGCCATATTCAGAGGTAAAAAATTTGGGTTTTACGTGGACTGTCACCGAGCCTCCCTCTGCAGTGACGTGcttctgtttggtgttttcaTGATGAATGTAGTAAAACCAGGACTTTTTTGTTCTGCTTCCAGGTTCGTACCCTCAGCAGAGCGTGTACCCTCAGCAGAGCTCTGCGGCTGCGTACCCTCCTGCTATGCAAATGTCTCCTCAGGCTCCGCCCTACTCTGACACTCCCCCCGCCTACTCTGAGGTAGCCGCGCCAcctcatgtgacgcgccgcgcGGCTCTGTCTCACACGCGTCCCATGTCTCCTCAGATCTACCAGCCCAGGTACATGCTTCCCCCGCAGGTGAGCGGTCAGGTGCCTCAGATGTCCTCGCACTACCCCGGAGCTCAGGTCTACATGCCCATGCAGCCGCACATGCAGGTGGCGCCGGTGGGACAGAATGTTCCCATGGCCTACTACTCCATGGGTCCTGTCTACCCACCGGGCTCCACGGTGATGGTTGAGGGGGGCTTTGACGCCGGCGCTCGCTTCACAGCAGGCAGCAGCGTGTCCATCCCTGTGAGTACcgcaacagcgccacctgacctcacctctcctcctctcctcatgcaTGACCTGTGCTCTCCCCCCGCAGCCCCCTCCCCCGGGTCACCCCCCAAACGCCGCCCAGCTCGCTGCCATGCAGGGCGCCAACGTGATGATGACACAGCGCAAGAACAACTTCTTCCTGGGCGGCTCCAGCGGAGGCTACACCATCTGGTAACACCAACTGCACCCGCTCCACGTAAgccccaccccctcccctctcctGCGCCTCCGCCGGGCCGCCGCCCGCCACAATACTGATATCACCTAACGGAATGTAATATTGTAGAGCCCTTGTTCAAGGTACAGTACTCCACTTGTGACGATTCTTCTCGACTATTCAACATTGGTGTTGTCGTTCCTTCATCGGCTCGTCGGGCCTGGGTGACCCCAAACCTTTGAACCGGATCATGAACATGTGCGGCAGACGTGCCACTCGCTCAAGTAACTCTTAGGAATGTGGTGAGTTAGATCAGGGGGCGACGCCAGACGGCTGCGCCTCCTGCTCAGATGGTTCACTGACAGCAGTACATGATGCTTCAATCATGATCATGTGCTGGTGCTGTTGCTTCCTGACAGTTGCTGGAGTGACCGGCGGCGGCTGCTGCGCCGTGTCCAAGCTGCGCTCTAGATTAGCTGCTTCACTGTGAAACGCAGAAACTCTTCGTGTTCTCAAACTTGATTTGATAAATGTTGACAAACGGACCGGAAAACAAACGTATCAAAGTGGGTTATTGTACCTCGCTGGGTGTAGTTGATCATAGTGAAGTGCCAAAGAGCACTGGGGGGCGCCGCACCCTCCACTCTATTAACGTCAGTAAAGGAAAGAAGCAGAAGCTGGCTGTCGTTCTTGTCGGATACCCAGACAGTTTTGTTGCTGTCGGTTCACACTGGATTTCCTGGTTTTGTGTTCACTGGTGTTTTTCATTTGCTGAGCTTTAAAGACAAGAAACCAGGAGAGAAACATCCCTTTAAATTTAAACCACAATTTAAACCTGCAATAATCTGATGCACTGTTTCTTTAGACTCCTGCTCAACACCACCTTTAGAACCAACATTACTGAGCTGCTCTCTTGTCTTTAAAGATTCCTTCCAAAGATTtgaacaaaatgtttgttttgctgccaaTTTTGCACCTTTTTTTTGTGGAAACTCTGAGATGCACTGAGGAGGAAACTTCTGCGCTGGAGTTGGTTCCGCAGGAGCTCTGTCTTCCGGTCTGTTTTTAGAGTGAACGCTGTCCGCGGCAGAAGAGTCGGAGCTCATCCGTGGACGGAGCTCGTTTCACACGTCGAGACAATCAGAACCAAGTGACGCTCTGCTCGACGTCAATAAGTGGAGCAGCACTGCCGCCCACTGGCAGCGGCTGGTAACTACAATAACAATTTTGTCATTTGAGGTGACGTGTTTCACGAGCTCAAAACAACTTGGTGAACATGTTTTCCCACTGACGTGACCCACACACAGCCCCTGGGCTGCGGCTCGTAGGTCGCCAGTCAGTGACACGAGCCCGAGCGCTGTCTCCGACCCGACCGCCCACGGCGCGGCTCCGCTTCTGCTGCCGCGGGAAACGCTCCGTTCCCTTCCGCGTCTGTCGTCCGCCCGTGTCTCTGGGTATCCGACCGCCTCTCCGTCTTTAGCAGCTGTGACCCGGAACTGCTGACGTCGTCCAGATCAGTGTGTTTGCTGACTCGGCAAATATTGACACACCTCGTCAATCAAACCAATAATCACATGAAATCTTATTTAGTGCAAGAACATCAGTGAGGAAAGTCAATATTGACGAACATCGAGGCTGACATGTGTCAAGTCCTGAAAGTTTTTCAGTCAAAAATACTGAAATGTGCTGACTTCTTCACGTGTTTCGGATCCTTATCAGCCGACGCCATTTGGTGTTAAAGCGGAAGTGAGGTTATGAGCAAAATGAATCGatctttttaatgttttttcctTGATGATGGCCCAACTCAGACGTTGATTTTAAAGAGAAAGCGACGATTTAAAAGTGCAGTTCCGTGAAAGTCTTGACGCTCCTGAGATGACTGGGTGACCTGGGGGTCACCGTCGTGGTCACAGCTGGTAAAGCTCGTCAGAGCGCGtgcgtgtgaatgtgtgtgtgtgtgagagagagagagaccatgTTCAGCGACACGAGCGCGTGTCGGGagtttctggcttttttcttttgtgatgttTGTGCAGTTGGTTACTATGGAGACGAGTGTCGCTGCAGACTTCGGTGCACTTAACTTTTTTATACTAAACTTAAGGATTCAAATGTAAGTTTAGAATAAAGGTTATTTTGGAAATTTG
This portion of the Synchiropus splendidus isolate RoL2022-P1 chromosome 18, RoL_Sspl_1.0, whole genome shotgun sequence genome encodes:
- the dazap2 gene encoding DAZ-associated protein 2 — translated: MNNKGSYPQQSVYPQQSSAAAYPPAMQMSPQAPPYSDTPPAYSEIYQPRYMLPPQVSGQVPQMSSHYPGAQVYMPMQPHMQVAPVGQNVPMAYYSMGPVYPPGSTVMVEGGFDAGARFTAGSSVSIPPPPPGHPPNAAQLAAMQGANVMMTQRKNNFFLGGSSGGYTIW